In the Nitrospinota bacterium genome, one interval contains:
- a CDS encoding GTP-binding protein gives MGNNGSTPDLSSRLLRLVIVGHVDHGKSTLVGRLLSDTGTLPEGRLDFIRDICKQQGKEFEFAFLLDALEEEQEQGITIDTSQIFFSTAKRKYVIIDAPGHKEFLKNMVTGAADAEAALLMIDANEGVQEQSRRHGYILKLLGLTQVAVVINKMDLVGYDQKVYNDIQSEYTAFLDSLGIEAREFIPVSAKLGVNIASLKDEMPWYKGPTVLSMVDQFEKKPPPDHLPFRFPVQDVYKFDERRIIAGRVESGKLKVGDRVIFSPSNKQAVVKTIEAWSVPEQPTTATSSQSIGFTLDEQIFVERGDVCTLMDQLPIVSTTFDANVFWMGRRNLEKGRKFVIKLNTQEVECEVLEFKKAIDASTLETLTNQDFIAKNDVAELTLKTRNPVAFDLFGSVATTGRFVLVDEYDVCGGGIITTYKPATKSDKLRDEVRTRDFNWIKSEIKPEERAYRNGHRAALILITGDRKTGKGDLARTLEHSLFQNNFQSYLLDRRNVNLGVGADLEDPKNSGINESARRLGEVAKLFLDAGHVVISTSNAFHQEDQADLRLLANPYQVVEVQVGDQSSGEPDLTLSLDEAKNAKEASVKIQDFLKEKKILMGHNYSI, from the coding sequence ATGGGAAATAATGGTAGCACGCCAGACCTTTCCAGCCGTCTTTTACGGCTGGTCATCGTTGGTCATGTTGATCACGGTAAATCAACTCTAGTCGGACGTCTTCTCTCTGACACCGGTACCTTGCCAGAGGGCAGATTGGATTTTATCCGCGATATCTGCAAGCAACAAGGCAAAGAGTTTGAGTTTGCTTTTCTGTTGGATGCCCTTGAAGAAGAACAGGAACAAGGCATCACCATTGATACATCACAGATATTCTTCAGCACAGCAAAACGCAAGTACGTCATCATTGACGCGCCCGGCCACAAAGAGTTTCTCAAAAATATGGTAACTGGTGCCGCTGATGCTGAGGCCGCACTCCTGATGATCGATGCCAACGAAGGAGTCCAGGAGCAATCGCGACGACACGGCTATATTTTAAAACTGCTCGGTCTAACCCAGGTCGCAGTAGTCATCAACAAGATGGATTTGGTCGGTTACGATCAGAAAGTCTATAACGATATTCAATCTGAATACACGGCCTTTCTTGATTCCCTGGGGATAGAAGCCCGGGAGTTCATTCCTGTTTCGGCCAAACTCGGTGTCAACATCGCTTCGCTAAAAGATGAAATGCCCTGGTACAAGGGACCGACGGTTTTGAGCATGGTTGACCAGTTTGAGAAAAAGCCGCCGCCAGACCATCTCCCATTCCGGTTTCCGGTTCAGGATGTTTATAAATTTGACGAACGCCGCATCATCGCCGGGCGGGTCGAGTCGGGCAAGTTAAAGGTTGGCGACAGGGTTATCTTTTCGCCTTCCAACAAACAGGCGGTTGTAAAAACCATAGAAGCATGGAGCGTGCCCGAGCAGCCTACCACAGCCACTTCTTCGCAATCCATCGGGTTCACCCTTGATGAACAGATATTCGTTGAGCGTGGGGACGTGTGCACACTCATGGACCAATTGCCGATTGTCTCCACAACCTTCGATGCGAACGTCTTCTGGATGGGGCGACGCAACCTGGAAAAAGGCAGGAAGTTTGTTATCAAACTGAACACGCAGGAAGTTGAATGCGAGGTGCTTGAGTTCAAAAAGGCCATAGATGCCTCGACATTGGAAACCCTGACCAATCAGGATTTCATCGCCAAAAACGACGTTGCTGAGTTGACATTAAAAACGAGAAACCCGGTAGCCTTTGACCTGTTCGGTTCCGTGGCCACGACAGGACGGTTCGTTCTGGTGGATGAATATGATGTTTGCGGGGGCGGTATCATCACCACTTACAAACCCGCTACCAAGTCCGATAAACTCAGGGATGAAGTTCGAACAAGGGACTTCAACTGGATCAAGAGCGAAATCAAACCGGAAGAAAGGGCATACCGCAACGGACACCGTGCGGCATTGATACTCATCACCGGCGATCGCAAAACCGGCAAAGGTGATCTGGCCAGAACTTTGGAACACAGCCTGTTCCAGAACAATTTTCAAAGTTATCTGCTCGATAGAAGAAATGTAAATTTGGGAGTTGGAGCCGACCTGGAAGACCCCAAAAACAGTGGCATCAATGAATCCGCACGAAGATTGGGAGAAGTTGCAAAACTGTTTCTGGATGCCGGCCATGTGGTGATCTCCACCAGCAACGCTTTCCATCAGGAAGATCAGGCCGACCTCAGACTGTTGGCCAATCCTTATCAGGTTGTAGAAGTACAAGTGGGAGATCAATCGTCAGGAGAACCCGACCTGACACTCTCGTTGGACGAAGCAAAAAATGCGAAAGAAGCCTCGGTGAAAATCCAGGATTTTCTCAAAGAGAAGAAAATTCTGATGGGGCACAACTATTCAATATAG
- a CDS encoding 2Fe-2S iron-sulfur cluster binding domain-containing protein: MPKIKVINTETGETIDLKAGYGANLRKAALFNEADVYKGLNKFLNCRGHGMCGKCVVEIEPMENVNPRGFFENIHKLKDNQKLGCRVKVLGDITVKAAIVD; the protein is encoded by the coding sequence ATGCCTAAAATCAAGGTCATCAACACCGAAACCGGCGAAACAATTGATTTAAAAGCCGGTTATGGAGCAAACCTGAGAAAGGCCGCGCTCTTTAACGAAGCGGATGTTTATAAAGGACTGAACAAGTTCCTGAACTGTCGCGGGCATGGCATGTGCGGCAAATGCGTGGTAGAAATTGAACCGATGGAAAACGTCAATCCTCGCGGATTCTTTGAGAACATCCACAAACTCAAAGATAATCAAAAGCTCGGTTGCCGGGTCAAAGTCCTGGGCGATATCACCGTCAAAGCCGCTATCGTAGACTAA